In Humulus lupulus chromosome 6, drHumLupu1.1, whole genome shotgun sequence, a single genomic region encodes these proteins:
- the LOC133782209 gene encoding uncharacterized protein LOC133782209, with product MAEKPETLSSSSQSSSSSQKSPQVSPKQPQVPAFTGFPPFPNGDFQMYPVMYPALVNPSQNQENMNRGAGIYAVPVYPYMGPVVGIPSNTLIPLTYNIPTRSSADAGAVGEEHGQEGQQQQRQHQQPAPQRQVAVRRFQIAFQLDLLLILKLAAVIFLFNQDGSRQRLIVLVFFASLVYLYQTGALTPLIRWLSQGMHRAAAHPPRPPPVRDDNFLPPGRQGPENAAFAEGQPGAEFRNVLGDNADQAVENENVAAEPEAAGNGGNQWWGIVKEIQMIVFGFITSLLPGFHNID from the exons ATGGCGGAAAAGCCTGAAACGCTGTCCTCCAGCTCGCAATCTTCTTCGTCTTCCCAGAAATCTCCACAAGTGTCTCCCAAGCAACCTCAG GTTCCAGCATTCACTGGATTTCCTCCTTTCCCAAATGGAGATTTTCAGATGTATCCAGTGATGTACCCTGCACTTGTAAATCCATCTCAAAATCAGGAAAATATGAACCGAGGAGCAGGCATCTATGCTGTTCCTGTTTACCCATATATGGGTCCTGTTGTTGGAATTCCATCTAATACTCTTATTCCTCTCACTTACAATATACCTAC TAGATCAAGTGCAGATGCTGGTGCTGTAGGTGAGGAGCATGGGCAAGAGGGACAACAGCAGCAACGTCAACATCAACAGCCTGCACCTCAAAGACAAGTTGCTGTAAGGAGATTTCAAATTGCATTTCAGCTGGATTTGTTGCTTATTCTGAAGCTTGCAGCTGTAATCTTTTTGTTCAACCAAGATGGATCAAGACAAAGGCTTATTGTACTTGTGTTTTTTGCTTCACTTGTCTACCT ATATCAAACTGGAGCTCTTACACCATTGATACGATGGCTTTCACAAGGTATGCATAGGGCAGCTGCTCATCCTCCGAGGCCCCCTCCAGTCAGGGATGATAATTTTCTACCTCCTGGAAGGCAGGGACCTGAAAATGCTGCTTTTGCAG AGGGACAACCGGGAGCTGAGTTTAGGAATGTGCTTGGAGACAATGCAGATCAAGCGGTGGAAAATGAGAATGTAGCAGCAGAACCTGAGGCTGCCGGCAATGGGGGTAACCAGTGGTGGGGAATTGTTAAGGAGATTCAGATGATTGTTTTTGGCTTCATTACTTCCCTTCTCCCAGGTTTCCATAACATAGATTAA